CTGGATGTCTTGCCGGGGATCGGCGTCGATCGGCAGCGGGATCTGCCCTTCGTAGATCCAGACCTCGAACGGCCTCATGTCGGCGCCGGGCTCGCCGTCCTCGGTATTCCCCATGGCCCGCTTCTCGGTGGCTGCGAGCTGCTGAACGAGGGTCTTGAGGTTGTCGTCGAATCCGGGGATCACCTGGCGCAGCACCTCGTCGGGCTCGCCGTAGCGGATGAAGACGCGCCCCATGTCCGAGAACATGCCGCGGCCCAGCCCGTAACGACCGTAGGTGCGATTGGCGAAATCCACGCGCCTCAGGAAGCGGATGCGCGCTTCGTTGACGCCGGTCTCGGGGGTCGGATCTCGAATCTTCCAGTAGTCGTCGAAGATCCGCTCCTGCTCTCCGGCCTGCAGGCGCTCGAAGCGGTCCTCCTCCTTCGTGGCCAGCAGGAAATGCGCTTCGTCCAGCATGTCCATCGGGTCTCGCCGCCAGGTCTCGGGTTGCCACGCGACGCTGAAGTGCGCCTTCCGGAGCAACGCACCGGGGTCTCCCTCCTGCCAGGCCTTGACCTCGAGGTCGTAGCCTCCGGCAGGAAGTCCACTCACGTCGAGCTTGAACGCCGCCGACATCGCGCTGGCGCCCGGCGCCGTGCTGTCGCGGTCGGCGATCACTCGTCCGGTCGAATCGGCGAGACGCGCCACCCAGTGCCAGGGCCGCTCGTCGCCCGCCACGCCTCGCGCCTCGAAGTAGGCCGACAGGTCGGTGGCGTAGAGGCCGTAGAGCCGCTCGGGGTTGGGCACCAGCGCGCGCCCGCTGCGGCCGAACACGTGCGAGTGGCTGTCGCCGGCGTCCATCCACACGAACTGGATGTCGGAGATTTCGCGCCCGGCCTGGGGACCGGGAATGTCGAACTCGCCCTCGACCCGCGCGGTCTCGGGCCCCTGGATGCCGCGACGGGCCAGCTCGCGACGGCGGGAGTCGAGCCGGATCTCGAGATGATGAGGCCCCGGCCGCGCCGGGAAACTCAGCACGACGACCTCCCCGATCGCATGGGCGGTGTCGGCCGGAATGACGCTGAAGATCTGTTCGCGCTCGTCGGTTCGGCCGCCGAAGACGGAGCGGAGGTGCGCCTCGATGCGGATGGGCGTCGGCTCGCGGCCGTTCCGGCACAGCTCGGCGATCAGGCTGGGGCGGATCCGCAGGTAGACGTCGAGCTCGGTGCCCGAGCTCTCGGGAAACGCGGCCACGTCGGCGGTGAAGCC
Above is a genomic segment from Candidatus Sulfotelmatobacter sp. containing:
- a CDS encoding GWxTD domain-containing protein, which translates into the protein MGFTADVAAFPESSGTELDVYLRIRPSLIAELCRNGREPTPIRIEAHLRSVFGGRTDEREQIFSVIPADTAHAIGEVVVLSFPARPGPHHLEIRLDSRRRELARRGIQGPETARVEGEFDIPGPQAGREISDIQFVWMDAGDSHSHVFGRSGRALVPNPERLYGLYATDLSAYFEARGVAGDERPWHWVARLADSTGRVIADRDSTAPGASAMSAAFKLDVSGLPAGGYDLEVKAWQEGDPGALLRKAHFSVAWQPETWRRDPMDMLDEAHFLLATKEEDRFERLQAGEQERIFDDYWKIRDPTPETGVNEARIRFLRRVDFANRTYGRYGLGRGMFSDMGRVFIRYGEPDEVLRQVIPGFDDNLKTLVQQLAATEKRAMGNTEDGEPGADMRPFEVWIYEGQIPLPIDADPRQDIQRLQGRQRLVFLFVDENWLGDYHLLYSSE